One Coccinella septempunctata chromosome 8, icCocSept1.1, whole genome shotgun sequence genomic window carries:
- the LOC123318222 gene encoding uncharacterized protein LOC123318222, whose product MLRHLFEKFINGAAIPEVWKEAWITPIHKKGVKSECQNYRCISVTSTFSRIYGKILRKIIEDEYDPYDIEQQSGFRAGRSCVDNIFSINQINEKKTATNREVHLLFVDLTRAYDTVPIKKLWQVLEMSPINSTAISAIKQLYGQSYSRVKLGKSLSPTFTVTKGLRQGCCLSTTLFKIYLNEALKRWRRSCHGMGIQLTDDTALYTLHFADDQVVIAQDKEDLEFMSRRLFEEYQNWGLTVNLRKTKYMCVGGEKEKLRVNDDVEIDACDEYIYLGTKITADGRTQNEIESRINKGKTTIRHLNSILWSKSISAEKKRYIYSSVFKSIVLYGSETWQLTKSLEKRLLALEMDFWRRSARVSRMDRMRNERVRELMKVEKTIIEDTQQKQLIWYGHVERMSDQRIPKLALKWVPRERKKRGRPKVTWMSGIQKAMSERNLRPGEWEDRRGWRLGTGRRRTL is encoded by the coding sequence ATGTTGCGCCATCTATTCGAGAAGTTTATAAATGGAGCGGCAATACCGGAAGTTTGGAAGGAAGCTTGGATCACACCAATCCATAAAAAAGGAGTGAAAAGTGAGTGCCAAAACTATAGATGCATTTCAGTAACGAGTACCTTCAGTAGAATATATgggaaaatattgagaaaaataatCGAAGACGAATACGATCCCTATGATATTGAACAACAATCAGGTTTCAGAGCTGGCAGGTCATGTGTAGACAACATCTTCAGCATCAaccaaataaatgagaaaaaaacagCAACAAATCGAGAAGTTCACCTTCTATTTGTAGACCTCACGAGGGCATACGATACAGTTCCGATAAAGAAACTGTGGCAGGTATTAGAAATGTCACCAATCAACAGCACGGCAATCAGTGCAATAAAACAATTATACGGACAATCTTACTCAAGAGTAAAACTGGGAAAATCTCTCTCGCCAACCTTCACAGTTACAAAAGGTCTCAGGCAGGGCTGCTGTTTATCCACCACTCTATTTAAAATATACTTAAATGAAGCTTTGAAGAGATGGAGAAGATCTTGCCATGGAATGGGAATTCAGCTTACAGACGATACAGCACTTTACACACTTCACTTTGCGGATGATCAAGTTGTGATTGCACAAGATAAAGAAGATCTGGAGTTCATGTCAAGAAGACTTTTCGAAGAATACCAAAATTGGGGTCTCACAGTAAATCTAAGAAAAACCAAATATATGTGCGTTGGCGGAGAGAAAGAAAAGTTGAGGGTGAATGACGACGTTGAAATAGACGCCTGCGATGAATACATCTATTTAGGGACGAAAATAACAGCAGATGGAAGAACACAAAACGAAATAGAGAGCAGAATAAACAAGGGAAAAACAACCATAAGACACTTAAACTCGATCCTATGGTCCAAAAGCATTTCAGCTGAGAAGAAACGCTATATTTATTCCTCTGTGTTCAAGAGTATCGTCCTATATGGAAGTGAAACATGGCAGTTAACAAAAAGCCTTGAAAAAAGACTTCTAGCTCTTGAAATGGACTTTTGGCGAAGATCAGCCCGAGTATCGCGAATGGATAGGATGAGAAATGAAAGAGTAAGGGAACTTATGAAGgtagaaaaaacaataataGAGGATACTCAGCAGAAGCAGCTCATTTGGTATGGACATGTTGAGAGAATGTCAGATCAAAGAATTCCTAAACTTGCTCTGAAGTGGGTACCGAGGGAAAGGAAGAAGCGAGGAAGGCCAAAGGTTACCTGGATGAGCGGCATACAAAAAGCAATGTCTGAGAGAAATCTGAGACCAGGAGAATGGGAGGATAGAAGAGGCTGGAGACTGGGAACCGGAAGGCGTAGGACGCTATAA